One part of the Phaenicophaeus curvirostris isolate KB17595 chromosome 2, BPBGC_Pcur_1.0, whole genome shotgun sequence genome encodes these proteins:
- the TRERF1 gene encoding transcriptional-regulating factor 1 isoform X2 translates to MGDQQLYKTNHTANSNENLYYQQHQMNSLPSLNHSYGTSVIDAPQASPLSPQFPQDSRDNIALPVGSKSLGSMDTSRPTSWTHSGSGNHVPVRNNLNNQSAMWSPLGQGESHDGYQYPFSQPGENRSQKITSGVLHKLDSFTQVFASQNLRIQVNNMAQVLHTESSMVDNSGDSALRQLLSQKPAVEQQPVISSVQRYQPVPQQAHQNFASTQQKQQMQVMQHQQLYYEYQQHLSQMQMHSAFQQGQTHIQQMQSQQLLPQPMQHLQQTQYYAQQQQGHQRLSIQEIQQQQQQPARQQQQRQCPMQIAQYYQTQPVMQQLQQQQQQMQLPLPTYHREPDPKTMHEPHQYTQDPSHPVQLIQLGAVPQYCYQDPPDQYRHLYPQSLLQQQDQQKQYPSESRALSLNSHVGLTPPETTDDPTRQEINSVGNAVPHRTLLPPSGVHLNNKSSQQDSPSTMWPQVQLSDSRLQPLSPEQSGQNREAFPERTDGKNKLMCSVCLKEFKSLPALNGHMRSHGGVRASPNFKQDEGEKPPQQPLPKEVDSLAPIVMPVSVPVKLLSPEPSTQPSANTATVKDKPANSVSDDEMPVLVKMTYSPPCSPKVANPCSSSEISKKPHQSAVKLEENFKPLQDKKKYRHRPEPLFIPPPSFNFSMSHSGATLYQSQLRSPRVLGDHLLDRTHELPPYTPPPMLSPVRQGSGLFSSVITSSHNTSHAQLPLTPLTPTPRVLLCRSNSIDGSVIPVTPGPGEQTVEPRINIGSRFQADIPELQDRLLMEKDVHKATLVWKPWPELENKIFQQRVEDLLNMSCSSVLPGGGTNSEYALHSLFEAKGDIMVTLEKLLLRKPVRLKCHPLANYHYAGSDKWTHQERRLFKEALSTYSKDFIFVQKMVKSKTVAQCVEYYYTWKKILRLGRKHRTRLEKKREECLTSGEEEVLEEDEEIEEDRKEEREMQKSPDPPALVGPIDLPALQGLSLSSSSFICEMPNCGAVFSSRQALNGHARIHGGTNHVTKPRCTIPGTKQKSGTQSGYCSIKGSPAHSTTSSETDPTTIFPCKECGKVFFRIKSRNAHMKTHRQQEDQQRQKAQKAAVAAEMAATIARTTGPVGHSLIPLDHMSLVKHVENVGGDIDDDVVQELGDVMEENAVMNADLLLDDEDADLLQDDAEL, encoded by the exons ATGGGGGACCAGCAATTATATAAAACTAACCATACTGCCAACAGCAATGAGAACTTGTACTACCAACAACACCAAATGAACTCCCTTCCATCTCTAAATCATAGCTATGGGACATCTGTTATAGATGCTCCCCAGGcgtcccctctctcccctcagtTTCCCCAAGATTCAAGAGACAATATAGCTTTGCCTGTAGGTTCAAAAAGTCTTGGGTCAATGGATACGTCCAGACCAACCAGCTGGACACATTCTGGCTCAGGAAACCATGTCCCAGTGAGGAACAATTTGAATAATCAAAGCGCAATGTGGAGCCCCCTCGGGCAGGGGGAGTCCCATGACGGATACCAATATCCTTTCTCTCAACCTGGTGAAAATCGATCACAAAAAATTACCAGTGGGGTCCTGCATAAATTGGACTCCTTTACGCAAGTGTTTGCTAGCCAAAATTTGAGAATTCAAGTCAACAACATGGCTCAGGTTTTGCACACTGAGTCTTCAATGGTGGATAATTCTGGTGACAGTGCACTCCGGCAGCTGCTGTCCCAGAAGCCAGCGGTTGAGCAACAGCCTGTAATTTCCAGTGTACAAAGATACCAACCAGTGCCACAGCAAGCACACCAGAATTTTGCAAGCACACAGCAAAAGCAACAAATGCAAGTCATGCAGCACCAACAGTTGTACTATGAGTACCAGCAGCATTTATCGCAAATGCAGATGCATTCTGCCTTTCAGCAAGGACAGACACACATCCAACAAATGCAGTCCCAGCAGCTCTTACCGCAACCAATGCAGCACTTGCAGCAGACTCAGTACtatgctcagcagcagcagggacatcAGAGGCTCTCAATACAGGAGatccaacagcagcagcaacagccggctcggcagcagcagcagcggcagtGTCCAATGCAAATAGCTCAGTATTACCAAACACAACCTGTCATGCAGCAGTTacagcaacaacagcaacagaTGCAATTGCCGCTTCCTACGTATCACAGGGAACCCGATCCAAAGACTATGCATGAGCCACACCAGTACACTCAGGATCCAAGTCATCCTGTGCAGCTTATCCAGTTGGGAGCAGTGCCTCAGTATTGCTACCAAGATCCCCCTGACCAGTACAGGCACTTGTACCCGCAGAGTTTACTGCAGCAGCAAGATCAGCAGAAGCAATATCCGAGTGAGAGCAGAGCACTCTCCCTGAACTCCCATGTTGGCCTCACTCCACCAGAGACCACAGATGATCCCACACGACAGGAGATTAATTCTGTAGGTAATGCTGTCCCTCATCGAACTCTCTTGCCACCCTCTGGTGTTCACCTGAACAACAAAAGCTCTCAGCAAGACTCTCCCAGCACCATGTGGCCTCAG GTGCAACTGTCAGATAGCAGACTGCAGCCGCTTTCCCCAGAACAAAG tggCCAGAACAGAGAAGCATTTCCTGAGAGAACTGATGGGAAGAACAAGCTAATGTGTTCAGTATGCTTGAAGGAGTTTAAGAGTTTGCCTGCTCTAAATGGTCACATGAGGTCACACGGAGGAGTAAGAGCATCTCCTAACTTCAAACAG GATGAAGGAGAGAAACCACCACAGCAGCCGCTACCTAAAGAGGTGGATAGCCTTGCACCCATCGTCATGCCAGTGTCTGTCCCTGTAAAGCTTCTGTCACCTGAGCCCAGCACGCAGCCCTCTGCCAACACTGCCACAGTCAAAGACAAGCCTGCCAACTCTGTGTCAGATGACGAGATGCCTGTTCTCGTGAAGATGACTTACTCTCCACCGTGCAGTCCAAAAGTGGCCAACCCCTGCTCGTCCTCT GAAATCAGCAAAAAACCTCATCAAAGTGCTGTAAAATTGGAAGAGAACTTCAAACCATTGCAGGACAAGAAGAAGTATCGACACAGACCTGAACCTCTCTTCAtacctcctccttccttcaaCTTCAGCATGTCCCACTCTGGTGCTACACTGTACCAGAGTCAGCTTCGCTCTCCCCGTGTCCTTGGAGATCATCTGTTAGACCGGACCCATGAGCTGCCCCCCTACACTCCGCCACCGATGCTTAGTCCAGTTCGGCAAGGGTCTGGTCTCTTCAGCAGTGTTATCACATCATCTCATAACACCTCGCATGCTCAGCTGCCACTTACTCCACTGACACCTACTCCGCGGGTGCTCCTGTGTCGGTCTA ATAGTATTGATGGAAGTGTCATTCCAGTGACGCCTGGGCCTGGAGAACAGACTGTTGAACC ACGCATCAATATTGGGTCCAGGTTCCAGGCTGATATTCCTGAGCTGCAGGACAGGTTACTAATGGAGAAAGATGTGCACAAAGCTACTTTGGTTTGGAAACCATGGCCAGAACTGGAGAACAAAATCTTCCAACAAAGAG TGGAAGACCTTTTAAATATGAGCTGTTCCAGTGTGTTACCTGGTGGAGGAACTAACTCAGAATATGCTTTGCACTCTCTCTTTGAGGCGAAAGGAGATATTATG GTTACTCTTGAGAAGCTGCTGTTGAGAAAGCCAGTGAGATTGAAGTGTCATCCTTTGGCAAATTACCACTACGCTG GCTCTGACAAATGGACACATCAAGAAAGGAGGCTGTTCAAAGAAGCATTGTCCACCTACAGCAAAGATTTCATATTTGTACAGAAAATG GTAAAATCTAAGACGGTTGCACAATGTGTGGAATACTACTATACCTGGAAGAAAATCTTGCGTTTGGGACGGAAACACAGAACGCGtttagagaaaaagagagaggaatgtCTG ACAAGTGGAGAAGAGGAAGTGCtagaggaagatgaggagattgaagaagacagaaaggaagaacGGGAAATGCAGAAGTCTCCTGACCCGCCAGCTCTTGTTGGACCTATAGATCTGCCAGCCCTTCAGGGTCTTTCACTTTCTTCGTCCTCCTTCATCTGTGAAATGCCAAACTGTGGTGCT GTGTTCAGTTCCCGACAAGCACTAAATGGCCATGCTCGCATTCATGGAGGTACAAATCATGTGACAAAACCCCGGTGCACCATTCCAGGCACTAAGCAGAAATCTGGTACGCAGAGCGGATACTGCTCTATCAAGGGTTCACCTGCCCACAGCACGACGAGTAGTGAGACTGACCCAACAACAATTTTCCCTTGCAAGGAATGTGGCAA ggtatttttcagaattaaaagcCGCAATGCTCATATGAAGACTCACAGACAACAAGAAGACCAGCAAAGGCAGAAGGCTCAGAAAGCTGCTGTGGCAGCAGAAATGGCAGCCACTATTGCAAGAACTACTGGGCCAGTTGGACATAGTTTGATCCCTCTGGATCATATGAGTTTAGTTAAACATGTTGAAAATGTTGGTGGTGACATTGACGACGATGTTGTTCAGGAGCTGGGTGATGTCATGGAAGAAAATGCAGTCATGAATGCTGACCTTTTATTGGATGATGAAGATGCAGATCTACTGCAAGATGATGCTGAGTTGTAA
- the TRERF1 gene encoding transcriptional-regulating factor 1 isoform X4 → MGDQQLYKTNHTANSNENLYYQQHQMNSLPSLNHSYGTSVIDAPQASPLSPQFPQDSRDNIALPVGSKSLGSMDTSRPTSWTHSGSGNHVPVRNNLNNQSAMWSPLGQGESHDGYQYPFSQPGENRSQKITSGVLHKLDSFTQVFASQNLRIQVNNMAQVLHTESSMVDNSGDSALRQLLSQKPAVEQQPVISSVQRYQPVPQQAHQNFASTQQKQQMQVMQHQQLYYEYQQHLSQMQMHSAFQQGQTHIQQMQSQQLLPQPMQHLQQTQYYAQQQQGHQRLSIQEIQQQQQQPARQQQQRQCPMQIAQYYQTQPVMQQLQQQQQQMQLPLPTYHREPDPKTMHEPHQYTQDPSHPVQLIQLGAVPQYCYQDPPDQYRHLYPQSLLQQQDQQKQYPSESRALSLNSHVGLTPPETTDDPTRQEINSVGNAVPHRTLLPPSGVHLNNKSSQQDSPSTMWPQVQLSDSRLQPLSPEQSGQNREAFPERTDGKNKLMCSVCLKEFKSLPALNGHMRSHGGVRASPNFKQEISKKPHQSAVKLEENFKPLQDKKKYRHRPEPLFIPPPSFNFSMSHSGATLYQSQLRSPRVLGDHLLDRTHELPPYTPPPMLSPVRQGSGLFSSVITSSHNTSHAQLPLTPLTPTPRVLLCRSNSIDGSVIPVTPGPGEQTVEPRINIGSRFQADIPELQDRLLMEKDVHKATLVWKPWPELENKIFQQRVEDLLNMSCSSVLPGGGTNSEYALHSLFEAKGDIMVTLEKLLLRKPVRLKCHPLANYHYAGSDKWTHQERRLFKEALSTYSKDFIFVQKMVKSKTVAQCVEYYYTWKKILRLGRKHRTRLEKKREECLTSGEEEVLEEDEEIEEDRKEEREMQKSPDPPALVGPIDLPALQGLSLSSSSFICEMPNCGAVFSSRQALNGHARIHGGTNHVTKPRCTIPGTKQKSGTQSGYCSIKGSPAHSTTSSETDPTTIFPCKECGKVFFRIKSRNAHMKTHRQQEDQQRQKAQKAAVAAEMAATIARTTGPVGHSLIPLDHMSLVKHVENVGGDIDDDVVQELGDVMEENAVMNADLLLDDEDADLLQDDAEL, encoded by the exons ATGGGGGACCAGCAATTATATAAAACTAACCATACTGCCAACAGCAATGAGAACTTGTACTACCAACAACACCAAATGAACTCCCTTCCATCTCTAAATCATAGCTATGGGACATCTGTTATAGATGCTCCCCAGGcgtcccctctctcccctcagtTTCCCCAAGATTCAAGAGACAATATAGCTTTGCCTGTAGGTTCAAAAAGTCTTGGGTCAATGGATACGTCCAGACCAACCAGCTGGACACATTCTGGCTCAGGAAACCATGTCCCAGTGAGGAACAATTTGAATAATCAAAGCGCAATGTGGAGCCCCCTCGGGCAGGGGGAGTCCCATGACGGATACCAATATCCTTTCTCTCAACCTGGTGAAAATCGATCACAAAAAATTACCAGTGGGGTCCTGCATAAATTGGACTCCTTTACGCAAGTGTTTGCTAGCCAAAATTTGAGAATTCAAGTCAACAACATGGCTCAGGTTTTGCACACTGAGTCTTCAATGGTGGATAATTCTGGTGACAGTGCACTCCGGCAGCTGCTGTCCCAGAAGCCAGCGGTTGAGCAACAGCCTGTAATTTCCAGTGTACAAAGATACCAACCAGTGCCACAGCAAGCACACCAGAATTTTGCAAGCACACAGCAAAAGCAACAAATGCAAGTCATGCAGCACCAACAGTTGTACTATGAGTACCAGCAGCATTTATCGCAAATGCAGATGCATTCTGCCTTTCAGCAAGGACAGACACACATCCAACAAATGCAGTCCCAGCAGCTCTTACCGCAACCAATGCAGCACTTGCAGCAGACTCAGTACtatgctcagcagcagcagggacatcAGAGGCTCTCAATACAGGAGatccaacagcagcagcaacagccggctcggcagcagcagcagcggcagtGTCCAATGCAAATAGCTCAGTATTACCAAACACAACCTGTCATGCAGCAGTTacagcaacaacagcaacagaTGCAATTGCCGCTTCCTACGTATCACAGGGAACCCGATCCAAAGACTATGCATGAGCCACACCAGTACACTCAGGATCCAAGTCATCCTGTGCAGCTTATCCAGTTGGGAGCAGTGCCTCAGTATTGCTACCAAGATCCCCCTGACCAGTACAGGCACTTGTACCCGCAGAGTTTACTGCAGCAGCAAGATCAGCAGAAGCAATATCCGAGTGAGAGCAGAGCACTCTCCCTGAACTCCCATGTTGGCCTCACTCCACCAGAGACCACAGATGATCCCACACGACAGGAGATTAATTCTGTAGGTAATGCTGTCCCTCATCGAACTCTCTTGCCACCCTCTGGTGTTCACCTGAACAACAAAAGCTCTCAGCAAGACTCTCCCAGCACCATGTGGCCTCAG GTGCAACTGTCAGATAGCAGACTGCAGCCGCTTTCCCCAGAACAAAG tggCCAGAACAGAGAAGCATTTCCTGAGAGAACTGATGGGAAGAACAAGCTAATGTGTTCAGTATGCTTGAAGGAGTTTAAGAGTTTGCCTGCTCTAAATGGTCACATGAGGTCACACGGAGGAGTAAGAGCATCTCCTAACTTCAAACAG GAAATCAGCAAAAAACCTCATCAAAGTGCTGTAAAATTGGAAGAGAACTTCAAACCATTGCAGGACAAGAAGAAGTATCGACACAGACCTGAACCTCTCTTCAtacctcctccttccttcaaCTTCAGCATGTCCCACTCTGGTGCTACACTGTACCAGAGTCAGCTTCGCTCTCCCCGTGTCCTTGGAGATCATCTGTTAGACCGGACCCATGAGCTGCCCCCCTACACTCCGCCACCGATGCTTAGTCCAGTTCGGCAAGGGTCTGGTCTCTTCAGCAGTGTTATCACATCATCTCATAACACCTCGCATGCTCAGCTGCCACTTACTCCACTGACACCTACTCCGCGGGTGCTCCTGTGTCGGTCTA ATAGTATTGATGGAAGTGTCATTCCAGTGACGCCTGGGCCTGGAGAACAGACTGTTGAACC ACGCATCAATATTGGGTCCAGGTTCCAGGCTGATATTCCTGAGCTGCAGGACAGGTTACTAATGGAGAAAGATGTGCACAAAGCTACTTTGGTTTGGAAACCATGGCCAGAACTGGAGAACAAAATCTTCCAACAAAGAG TGGAAGACCTTTTAAATATGAGCTGTTCCAGTGTGTTACCTGGTGGAGGAACTAACTCAGAATATGCTTTGCACTCTCTCTTTGAGGCGAAAGGAGATATTATG GTTACTCTTGAGAAGCTGCTGTTGAGAAAGCCAGTGAGATTGAAGTGTCATCCTTTGGCAAATTACCACTACGCTG GCTCTGACAAATGGACACATCAAGAAAGGAGGCTGTTCAAAGAAGCATTGTCCACCTACAGCAAAGATTTCATATTTGTACAGAAAATG GTAAAATCTAAGACGGTTGCACAATGTGTGGAATACTACTATACCTGGAAGAAAATCTTGCGTTTGGGACGGAAACACAGAACGCGtttagagaaaaagagagaggaatgtCTG ACAAGTGGAGAAGAGGAAGTGCtagaggaagatgaggagattgaagaagacagaaaggaagaacGGGAAATGCAGAAGTCTCCTGACCCGCCAGCTCTTGTTGGACCTATAGATCTGCCAGCCCTTCAGGGTCTTTCACTTTCTTCGTCCTCCTTCATCTGTGAAATGCCAAACTGTGGTGCT GTGTTCAGTTCCCGACAAGCACTAAATGGCCATGCTCGCATTCATGGAGGTACAAATCATGTGACAAAACCCCGGTGCACCATTCCAGGCACTAAGCAGAAATCTGGTACGCAGAGCGGATACTGCTCTATCAAGGGTTCACCTGCCCACAGCACGACGAGTAGTGAGACTGACCCAACAACAATTTTCCCTTGCAAGGAATGTGGCAA ggtatttttcagaattaaaagcCGCAATGCTCATATGAAGACTCACAGACAACAAGAAGACCAGCAAAGGCAGAAGGCTCAGAAAGCTGCTGTGGCAGCAGAAATGGCAGCCACTATTGCAAGAACTACTGGGCCAGTTGGACATAGTTTGATCCCTCTGGATCATATGAGTTTAGTTAAACATGTTGAAAATGTTGGTGGTGACATTGACGACGATGTTGTTCAGGAGCTGGGTGATGTCATGGAAGAAAATGCAGTCATGAATGCTGACCTTTTATTGGATGATGAAGATGCAGATCTACTGCAAGATGATGCTGAGTTGTAA
- the TRERF1 gene encoding transcriptional-regulating factor 1 isoform X1, which translates to MGDQQLYKTNHTANSNENLYYQQHQMNSLPSLNHSYGTSVIDAPQASPLSPQFPQDSRDNIALPVGSKSLGSMDTSRPTSWTHSGSGNHVPVRNNLNNQSAMWSPLGQGESHDGYQYPFSQPGENRSQKITSGVLHKLDSFTQVFASQNLRIQVNNMAQVLHTESSMVDNSGDSALRQLLSQKPAVEQQPVISSVQRYQPVPQQAHQNFASTQQKQQMQVMQHQQLYYEYQQHLSQMQMHSAFQQGQTHIQQMQSQQLLPQPMQHLQQTQYYAQQQQGHQRLSIQEIQQQQQQPARQQQQRQCPMQIAQYYQTQPVMQQLQQQQQQMQLPLPTYHREPDPKTMHEPHQYTQDPSHPVQLIQLGAVPQYCYQDPPDQYRHLYPQSLLQQQDQQKQYPSESRALSLNSHVGLTPPETTDDPTRQEINSVGNAVPHRTLLPPSGVHLNNKSSQQDSPSTMWPQQVQLSDSRLQPLSPEQSGQNREAFPERTDGKNKLMCSVCLKEFKSLPALNGHMRSHGGVRASPNFKQDEGEKPPQQPLPKEVDSLAPIVMPVSVPVKLLSPEPSTQPSANTATVKDKPANSVSDDEMPVLVKMTYSPPCSPKVANPCSSSEISKKPHQSAVKLEENFKPLQDKKKYRHRPEPLFIPPPSFNFSMSHSGATLYQSQLRSPRVLGDHLLDRTHELPPYTPPPMLSPVRQGSGLFSSVITSSHNTSHAQLPLTPLTPTPRVLLCRSNSIDGSVIPVTPGPGEQTVEPRINIGSRFQADIPELQDRLLMEKDVHKATLVWKPWPELENKIFQQRVEDLLNMSCSSVLPGGGTNSEYALHSLFEAKGDIMVTLEKLLLRKPVRLKCHPLANYHYAGSDKWTHQERRLFKEALSTYSKDFIFVQKMVKSKTVAQCVEYYYTWKKILRLGRKHRTRLEKKREECLTSGEEEVLEEDEEIEEDRKEEREMQKSPDPPALVGPIDLPALQGLSLSSSSFICEMPNCGAVFSSRQALNGHARIHGGTNHVTKPRCTIPGTKQKSGTQSGYCSIKGSPAHSTTSSETDPTTIFPCKECGKVFFRIKSRNAHMKTHRQQEDQQRQKAQKAAVAAEMAATIARTTGPVGHSLIPLDHMSLVKHVENVGGDIDDDVVQELGDVMEENAVMNADLLLDDEDADLLQDDAEL; encoded by the exons ATGGGGGACCAGCAATTATATAAAACTAACCATACTGCCAACAGCAATGAGAACTTGTACTACCAACAACACCAAATGAACTCCCTTCCATCTCTAAATCATAGCTATGGGACATCTGTTATAGATGCTCCCCAGGcgtcccctctctcccctcagtTTCCCCAAGATTCAAGAGACAATATAGCTTTGCCTGTAGGTTCAAAAAGTCTTGGGTCAATGGATACGTCCAGACCAACCAGCTGGACACATTCTGGCTCAGGAAACCATGTCCCAGTGAGGAACAATTTGAATAATCAAAGCGCAATGTGGAGCCCCCTCGGGCAGGGGGAGTCCCATGACGGATACCAATATCCTTTCTCTCAACCTGGTGAAAATCGATCACAAAAAATTACCAGTGGGGTCCTGCATAAATTGGACTCCTTTACGCAAGTGTTTGCTAGCCAAAATTTGAGAATTCAAGTCAACAACATGGCTCAGGTTTTGCACACTGAGTCTTCAATGGTGGATAATTCTGGTGACAGTGCACTCCGGCAGCTGCTGTCCCAGAAGCCAGCGGTTGAGCAACAGCCTGTAATTTCCAGTGTACAAAGATACCAACCAGTGCCACAGCAAGCACACCAGAATTTTGCAAGCACACAGCAAAAGCAACAAATGCAAGTCATGCAGCACCAACAGTTGTACTATGAGTACCAGCAGCATTTATCGCAAATGCAGATGCATTCTGCCTTTCAGCAAGGACAGACACACATCCAACAAATGCAGTCCCAGCAGCTCTTACCGCAACCAATGCAGCACTTGCAGCAGACTCAGTACtatgctcagcagcagcagggacatcAGAGGCTCTCAATACAGGAGatccaacagcagcagcaacagccggctcggcagcagcagcagcggcagtGTCCAATGCAAATAGCTCAGTATTACCAAACACAACCTGTCATGCAGCAGTTacagcaacaacagcaacagaTGCAATTGCCGCTTCCTACGTATCACAGGGAACCCGATCCAAAGACTATGCATGAGCCACACCAGTACACTCAGGATCCAAGTCATCCTGTGCAGCTTATCCAGTTGGGAGCAGTGCCTCAGTATTGCTACCAAGATCCCCCTGACCAGTACAGGCACTTGTACCCGCAGAGTTTACTGCAGCAGCAAGATCAGCAGAAGCAATATCCGAGTGAGAGCAGAGCACTCTCCCTGAACTCCCATGTTGGCCTCACTCCACCAGAGACCACAGATGATCCCACACGACAGGAGATTAATTCTGTAGGTAATGCTGTCCCTCATCGAACTCTCTTGCCACCCTCTGGTGTTCACCTGAACAACAAAAGCTCTCAGCAAGACTCTCCCAGCACCATGTGGCCTCAG CAGGTGCAACTGTCAGATAGCAGACTGCAGCCGCTTTCCCCAGAACAAAG tggCCAGAACAGAGAAGCATTTCCTGAGAGAACTGATGGGAAGAACAAGCTAATGTGTTCAGTATGCTTGAAGGAGTTTAAGAGTTTGCCTGCTCTAAATGGTCACATGAGGTCACACGGAGGAGTAAGAGCATCTCCTAACTTCAAACAG GATGAAGGAGAGAAACCACCACAGCAGCCGCTACCTAAAGAGGTGGATAGCCTTGCACCCATCGTCATGCCAGTGTCTGTCCCTGTAAAGCTTCTGTCACCTGAGCCCAGCACGCAGCCCTCTGCCAACACTGCCACAGTCAAAGACAAGCCTGCCAACTCTGTGTCAGATGACGAGATGCCTGTTCTCGTGAAGATGACTTACTCTCCACCGTGCAGTCCAAAAGTGGCCAACCCCTGCTCGTCCTCT GAAATCAGCAAAAAACCTCATCAAAGTGCTGTAAAATTGGAAGAGAACTTCAAACCATTGCAGGACAAGAAGAAGTATCGACACAGACCTGAACCTCTCTTCAtacctcctccttccttcaaCTTCAGCATGTCCCACTCTGGTGCTACACTGTACCAGAGTCAGCTTCGCTCTCCCCGTGTCCTTGGAGATCATCTGTTAGACCGGACCCATGAGCTGCCCCCCTACACTCCGCCACCGATGCTTAGTCCAGTTCGGCAAGGGTCTGGTCTCTTCAGCAGTGTTATCACATCATCTCATAACACCTCGCATGCTCAGCTGCCACTTACTCCACTGACACCTACTCCGCGGGTGCTCCTGTGTCGGTCTA ATAGTATTGATGGAAGTGTCATTCCAGTGACGCCTGGGCCTGGAGAACAGACTGTTGAACC ACGCATCAATATTGGGTCCAGGTTCCAGGCTGATATTCCTGAGCTGCAGGACAGGTTACTAATGGAGAAAGATGTGCACAAAGCTACTTTGGTTTGGAAACCATGGCCAGAACTGGAGAACAAAATCTTCCAACAAAGAG TGGAAGACCTTTTAAATATGAGCTGTTCCAGTGTGTTACCTGGTGGAGGAACTAACTCAGAATATGCTTTGCACTCTCTCTTTGAGGCGAAAGGAGATATTATG GTTACTCTTGAGAAGCTGCTGTTGAGAAAGCCAGTGAGATTGAAGTGTCATCCTTTGGCAAATTACCACTACGCTG GCTCTGACAAATGGACACATCAAGAAAGGAGGCTGTTCAAAGAAGCATTGTCCACCTACAGCAAAGATTTCATATTTGTACAGAAAATG GTAAAATCTAAGACGGTTGCACAATGTGTGGAATACTACTATACCTGGAAGAAAATCTTGCGTTTGGGACGGAAACACAGAACGCGtttagagaaaaagagagaggaatgtCTG ACAAGTGGAGAAGAGGAAGTGCtagaggaagatgaggagattgaagaagacagaaaggaagaacGGGAAATGCAGAAGTCTCCTGACCCGCCAGCTCTTGTTGGACCTATAGATCTGCCAGCCCTTCAGGGTCTTTCACTTTCTTCGTCCTCCTTCATCTGTGAAATGCCAAACTGTGGTGCT GTGTTCAGTTCCCGACAAGCACTAAATGGCCATGCTCGCATTCATGGAGGTACAAATCATGTGACAAAACCCCGGTGCACCATTCCAGGCACTAAGCAGAAATCTGGTACGCAGAGCGGATACTGCTCTATCAAGGGTTCACCTGCCCACAGCACGACGAGTAGTGAGACTGACCCAACAACAATTTTCCCTTGCAAGGAATGTGGCAA ggtatttttcagaattaaaagcCGCAATGCTCATATGAAGACTCACAGACAACAAGAAGACCAGCAAAGGCAGAAGGCTCAGAAAGCTGCTGTGGCAGCAGAAATGGCAGCCACTATTGCAAGAACTACTGGGCCAGTTGGACATAGTTTGATCCCTCTGGATCATATGAGTTTAGTTAAACATGTTGAAAATGTTGGTGGTGACATTGACGACGATGTTGTTCAGGAGCTGGGTGATGTCATGGAAGAAAATGCAGTCATGAATGCTGACCTTTTATTGGATGATGAAGATGCAGATCTACTGCAAGATGATGCTGAGTTGTAA